From the genome of Vicia villosa cultivar HV-30 ecotype Madison, WI linkage group LG2, Vvil1.0, whole genome shotgun sequence, one region includes:
- the LOC131653813 gene encoding protein disulfide-isomerase 5-1-like yields the protein MKTRRPHTPSAAATAIPSSLLLILTTTCLLLSFSIPAQSEVITLTSDTFSDKIKEKDTAWFVKFCVPWCKHCKNLGSLWDDVGKAMENATEIEIGEVDCGTDKSACTKADIHSYPTFKVFYDGEEVAKYQGTRDVESLKTFVLDEADKAAAKAQLNSDKEL from the exons ATGAAAACTCGCCGCCCGCACACTCCCTCCGCCGCCGCAACTGCAATTCCCTCCTCCCTTCTTCTAATCCTAACAACAACATGTCTCCTTCTCTCTTTCTCAATTCCCGCTCAATCCGAAGTCATCACTCTAACCTCCGACACCTTCTCCGATAAG ATTAAGGAGAAAGATACTGCGTGGTTTGTGAAATTCTGTGTTCCCTGGTGCAAGCATTG CAAGAATTTGGGCTCGTTGTGGGATGATGTGGGGAAGGCGATGGAAAATGCAACTGAAATAGAGATTGGAGAAGTTGATTGTGGGACGGATAAATCTGCTTGTACTAAAGCTGATATTCACTCGTATCCGACATTTAAGGTTTTCTATGATGGAGAAGAAGTTGCCAAATATCAAG GTACAAGGGATGTTGAATCATTGAAAACTTTTGTTTTGGATGAAGCTGATAAGGCAGCAGCAAAAGCACAGCTCAACAGTGATAAAGAATTGTAA
- the LOC131648195 gene encoding vicilin-like seed storage protein At2g28490: MANRATLLIMLLILCHGVSMTMGLWGTETQDKENGSHSKHEKLFLLQNSKRLVKTDAGEMSVLHSYGGRISERPLHIGFITMEPSSLFVPQYLDSTLILFVSSGEAKVGFIYDDELAESELKKGDVYQIPAGSTFYLSNTGDSQTLQIICSIDPSESLGVGIFQSFYIGGGSNPVSVLSGFHPRILEAAFNVSGVELGRFFTRRHDGPIVHVGDSHAKASSLWTKFLQLKEDEKLHHMKKMMQDQDDEEEKDDAEVKQKTSWSWRKLLVSVFSNEMQKKKADHDTHKSPHSCNLYDRQADFENSYGSSVTLDGSDYSPLKSSGVGIYHVNLKPGSMMTPHVNPRATEYGVVMKGSGRIQILFPNGSNAMDTEIKEGDVFFVPRYFPFCQIASSNEQLDFFGFTTSSKKNKPQFLVGASSLMKTMMGPELAAAFGVSEDTMKNILNAQHEAVILPTPWTKHEQQSYDNKMDLLKILPNIETIMT, encoded by the exons ATGGCAAACAGAGCGACTCTTTTGATCATGCTACTTATTCTTTGTCATGGCGTGTCCATGACAATGGGGTTATGGGGAACAGAAACACAAGATAAAGAAAATGGCTCACATTCGAAGCACGAAAAACTGTTCTTGTTGCAAAACTCCAAGCGTTTGGTGAAGACAGATGCCGGGGAGATGAGTGTGTTACATAGCTATGGTGGAAGAATTTCTGAGAGACCACTGCATATTGGTTTCATTACTATGGAACCAAGCTCTCTCTTTGTTCCTCAATATCTTGACTCCACTCTCATCTTGTTTGTTAGTTCAGGAGAAGCAAAGGTGGGATTCATATATGATGATGAATTGGCTGAGAGTGAATTGAAGAAGGGAGATGTGTATCAAATTCCAGCTGGTTCGACGTTCTATTTGTCGAATACCGGAGATAGTCAAACTCTGCAGATTATTTGCAGCATTGATCCATCAGAGAGTTTGGGAGTAGGCATTTTCCAG TCTTTCTATATTGGAGGAGGTTCCAATCCAGTTTCAGTACTTTCCGGATTCCATCCTCGAATCCTCGAAGCTGCTTTTAAT GTATCAGGAGTAGAGTTGGGGAGATTCTTCACAAGGCGACACGATGGACCAATTGTGCATGTTGGTGATTCACATGCCAAGGCTTCAAGTTTATGGACCAAATTCCTTCAACTAAAAGAGGATGAGAAATTGCATCACATGAAGAAAATGATGCAAGATCAAGACgatgaagaagaaaaggatgATGCTGAAGTTAAGCAGAAAACAAGTTGGTCTTGGAGGAAGCTATTGGTATCTGTATTTAGCAATGAGATGCAAAAGAAGAAAGCAGACCATGATACCCATAAATCTCCTCACTCTTGCAACCTTTATGATAGACAAGCAGATTTTGAAAATAGTTACGGTTCAAGCGTTACTCTAGACGGTTCCGATTACTCTCCACTCAAATCTTCTGGAGTTGGCATTTATCACGTCAATCTCAAACCG GGATCAATGATGACACCGCACGTAAACCCTAGGGCGACCGAGTATGGCGTAGTGATGAAAGGCTCAGGTAGAATCCAAATATTGTTTCCAAATGGAAGCAATGCAATGGACACAGAAATAAAAGAAGGAGATGTTTTCTTCGTACCAAGATACTTTCCATTCTGTCAAATAGCATCAAGCAATGAACAACTAGATTTCTTCGGATTCACCACTTCTTCCAAGAAGAACAAGCCACAGTTTTTGGTAGGTGCTTCATCACTTATGAAGACCATGATGGGACCTGAGCTTGCAGCAGCTTTTGGAGTGAGTGAGGATACGATGAAAAACATCCTTAATGCACAACATGAGGCTGTTATTCTACCAACCCCATGGACTAAACATGAACAACAGAGTTATGATAACAAAATGGATTTGTTGAAGATTCTTCCAAATATAGAAACAATCATGACATGA
- the LOC131651283 gene encoding uncharacterized protein LOC131651283, producing the protein MAENPSPPSPKSKQNAIPTTISPIHPALTVSNITNFIKVTLDIEKIQYNTWSELFKIHAQSYEVLNHIIPPSTIVSTSSPSLKEIDPSLWKRLDAIVLQWIYGTISIDLLHTIIEHDSTAQLAWDRLFDIFFDNKTSRALPRARIFQS; encoded by the coding sequence ATGGCCGAAAatccttcacctccttctcccAAATCCAAACAAAATGCTATCCCAACCACCATCTCTCCTATTCATCCTGCACTCACTGTTTCTAATATcacaaatttcatcaaagtcaccCTTGACATTGAGAAAATCCAATACAATACATGGTCTGAACTGTTTAAAATACATGCCCAATCATATGAAGTTCTTAACCATATCATCCCCCCATCAACAATTGTTTCCACTTCATCACCCTCTCTCAAAGAAATTGACCCATCTCTATGGAAACGCCTCGATGCCATTGTTTTGCAATGGATTTATGGAACTATATCCATTGATCTTCTTCATACAATTATTGAACACGACTCCACCGCTCAACTTGCCTGGGATCGCCTGTTTGATATATTTTTTGATAACAAAACTTCAAGAGCTCTACCTAGAGCAAGAATTTTCCAGAGTTAG